The Nostoc sp. 'Peltigera membranacea cyanobiont' N6 genome contains the following window.
ATTTATTAGTTAGGAGTAGTTCTGTCAAAGTGAGATAATCTTGTGATTTCGTTTCCATGCTTTGTATCGGGCTTTCGTTTTAGCTGTAACCACGATTTTTTTTCAGCTTGGGTCATGTTATTGCCTAAAAGTTGTCGTTTATCCTTTTCAGAAGTTCTGTTGTAAAGTTCCGTCAGATTTAATGATGCGCTTGAGTGAGAAAATAAAAGTTTAAGATTGCAGTATCCCTTCTTCTACTTTTGTTAACTCAATTTCCAGATAATTAGAAAGATGAATAAAATTGGATACTCCATTTTTAGATAACTGCTGCCTAAAATTTTGCACTTCCTTTAAAATACCCTGAATATGTCTTTCGAGGGCTATTCTGGAAGTAAAATGATTACCAAGTTGGTCTGCAATGCATAGCAAAATCAGTGAATTATGCTTTTTTATGAGACAATTTTTGGTACTTTTTGCAATCAGCAGATATTTATTAAACAAGAAAAGCTTTATATTTATAAGTTCTATTAAAACTTGCTGTTTAAGTTTTTCTATTACATACTCGATCGCAACAGGTTTTTGGGTATAACTTTTAGCTGATTTTTCAATTAGTGAGCGCCAAATCAATCTCTCTATGGCATTCAAAAGTTTGAATTTAGGAACAGTCGGACAAATACTTTTAGCTAAGGTATCAATAGTTGATATTTCCTGAGCAATAGCTATACAGTTCATAATGTGCCATTCTAACTCTGAAAGACGATTGAACTGCTGCTCTAGTAAGTGGTTAATGTTACTGAGCAACAAGGTATTTTGTTCTAGGAATTTCCCTATTTCACCATTAAATAGCTCGATTATGGCATTAGTAACTATGTTTATTTGTAAAGGGTTATGACTGTAGCGATCGCACAATTCTTGCTTTTGCTCATCTGAACCCAGCAGTTGCTTTGATTGTAGTAGGTGAATGGCTACCTCTTGAGAAGCTTCCAACTTGAAAGAACGCACCAGTAATTCTGCTCGTTCTGATGCGGCGACTTGAGCGGGTTTTTCTCTAGAGGTTAAAATCAGACAGCTATGATGATTTGTTTTTCCAATGGCTTCGATTAAATCACCATATATCTGATAATTAGGGCAATACTTTGCCATCGAATCCGGATCTAAGACTGTTTCTAAGTTGTCTAAAATTAATAGACATCGGGAAATACGCAGATAATGGATCAGCAAATTGATGTCGGGTGTAGTTTCTTGCTGATTGGATAAAAATGATACTAATTCAGTTAAAAAGCTGTTTCCCGGCGGAGTGTATTGTAGCGATCGCCAAATCACATACTCAAACTGATCTTGAATTGATATTGCTAATTTAGTGGCTAAAGTGGTTTTCCCAACCCCACCCATACCGAAGATTGTAACCAAGCGACAGCCATCTTGTAAAATCCATGATTTTAGCTGCGTTAGTTCTTGGGTGCGATCGTAAAATGATGAAACATCAATTGCTGCACCCAAATCTATATTTTTTTTGACACCTTTATATGTATTATTTAAGACATTTGATTGGGGATTCGGTGTAGATATTTCTCTCCAATCTAGATTTAATTTATGACATAATTCTTCAAAATTTGTATGGGCAACTGGTTTCCCAGTTAGGAATTTGCTAACTGTAGCTAGAGCTAAACCAGTGTCATGAGCCAAGCTTCTTTGGTTGGGGTAGCCATTACGTGTAAGTGCTATTTTGACTTGATCTATACAGTCATGGCGAACTTTCAATGACCTTGGCATTCTGTATTTTGTTTGTTTGATTATTTACTCAGTTTACAGTAACGCTTAAGCAAGCTTATATATATTTTCTCTTTTTTCAGGAAGAAGAATAGTTTTATCGTTTTCTAGGCTAACTAGATTATCTGTTTAAGAAAGAATACTAAAAAACCATCAAACTTGGTCGAAAGTCATTACAAGTCAGTAATTTATAGGACTGAAGTTAGTCAGCAACCGAATATTATGATTTTGTGTATAAGTAATTTCACTTATGTTTGCATAGATATCGTCTCTTTTGCTTCACATCCCTCTTTCAATACGGTTCGGTTAAGGTGCATAGTCCTTAAAGATCCCCCTTAGTCCCCCTTAAAAAGGGGGAAATAGAGCTATTCTTAGCCCCCCTTTTTTAAGGGGGGTTTGGGGGGATCAAGTCTTATCCGAACCGTATTGATCCCTCTTTTACATGAGGGTGATTCCTGAATTTGTTTTAGGAATGCAGACATTTTTTTGTGCTTAGTTATCGATGCAATACCATTCAAGGAGTAAAACCATGCAAACTACTATTACCATTGATAAGGTAAATGATACTTTTAAAGTCAATATACCGACGGATTTCTCGTTTGATAAAACCCAAAAAACTATCTTCTTAATTCATGGATTTAAATCAAATCCTGATGATAGCTTCGGAGATTTGTATAAAGATTTACAGCCTCTAGATCAGAACGCAAATATCATCAGAGTTAATTGGTCAAGTATCAGTGGCAATAGTCCTGATGATTATGCGTATGTTAAGGGACAGATAGATTATATCGCCTTGGCTTTATCAAATACATTCAAAACTTTAAATATTGATCCAACTAAGACTGAAATTATTGGATTTAGTTTAGGAGCTCATATTGCAGGACTTATAGGTCAAGATTTCAAGAAGAAAGATCCAACAAAACTTATTAGTCAGATTGTTGGTCTCGATCCTGCGGGCCCTCTTTTTGAGGTCGCAGGTGAGGATGCTCGAATAAGCCCTGATGATGCTAATAGAGTAGTGGTTATTCATACTAGCAACTACGTTTCTGGACTATTACTTCAGCCTATTTTT
Protein-coding sequences here:
- a CDS encoding NB-ARC domain-containing protein — protein: MPRSLKVRHDCIDQVKIALTRNGYPNQRSLAHDTGLALATVSKFLTGKPVAHTNFEELCHKLNLDWREISTPNPQSNVLNNTYKGVKKNIDLGAAIDVSSFYDRTQELTQLKSWILQDGCRLVTIFGMGGVGKTTLATKLAISIQDQFEYVIWRSLQYTPPGNSFLTELVSFLSNQQETTPDINLLIHYLRISRCLLILDNLETVLDPDSMAKYCPNYQIYGDLIEAIGKTNHHSCLILTSREKPAQVAASERAELLVRSFKLEASQEVAIHLLQSKQLLGSDEQKQELCDRYSHNPLQINIVTNAIIELFNGEIGKFLEQNTLLLSNINHLLEQQFNRLSELEWHIMNCIAIAQEISTIDTLAKSICPTVPKFKLLNAIERLIWRSLIEKSAKSYTQKPVAIEYVIEKLKQQVLIELINIKLFLFNKYLLIAKSTKNCLIKKHNSLILLCIADQLGNHFTSRIALERHIQGILKEVQNFRQQLSKNGVSNFIHLSNYLEIELTKVEEGILQS